Proteins co-encoded in one Candida albicans SC5314 chromosome 3, complete sequence genomic window:
- the PEX8 gene encoding Pex8p (Putative peroxisomal biogenesis factor; expression regulated during planktonic growth) encodes MSNLYQSLGPQGRALLSQNGPGIPSTLSGTPNTNSSPQELDFLINELRNPKPDTTINKVLGYLYNYIPYIRHEHNLRLVIASFLNCPVCFGGSGTSINSSFEFEKNYLIIEVVKLIIDKKLKISMPVISIKQFYTIILKELQNFQHYNPIMNSWKILPIITGILLSNELRDQLYTEVNFVEYKWFFANLDKEIYQLFNNALPYSLSQSLDNNINYLSLMSLALVFKNSERHHKDSSDTVVHTKNISNIFMIQKLTEMIFLDRKVSMLVYQKFFQLNPHNENIESVISNDIMNKPVVKHLNKLSFLLEHYFSALDFTQLEDQVVGQSLIIITNFNKHLNHETKNYTLFNNFNNTPDARTGNNPLTQNFWFTMKNLLFSQIIIFQGILSRFLTANSRLLTNKTFFWFSSKKYYGNRIDTTNNSNNIEYQYKDISLQIMTNLYYINFILLSIGQGGFDNYNFVYYLTIELALTTGVRFEKLTLCLMNNYQEINMYPDVLNSNYIDTSKILFVLGVWENYFQQMNRLTQHRQQEIFNKEIYNIVINLVDAKKYANNDLLEASHSVLLFYFANNSKVNLDDVMRYVELVLEQFPQRISATQLSIAIETIGKKILSNPISYNNYNSRGNTIFINSAEKFFIFLLNKYSRIEPGVPIKPKSITSVSSSGSGEANVSFTSAQPVNEIEAHATLNTLEQEGKLANDVIDENKAKAPSKKIIKKYLPDLVGKTKTNSDNHPFEFFDTRLTPETAREATIVSLINLVPYFPLSVFIPWLNQVWDLIVRSDSKEQQFLFNMLWKVISESLDINRGDLAIRWWYEEKQFTAKQQKFVGKF; translated from the coding sequence ATGTCAAACTTATATCAAAGCTTGGGTCCTCAAGGTAGAGCATTATTATCACAGAATGGTCCTGGAATACCTTCAACCTTGCTGGGCACCCCAAATACCAATCTGTCACCACAAGAACTAGATTTTcttattaatgaattaagAAACCCTAAACCAGATACTACAATCAATAAGGTATTAggatatttatataattacATTCCTTATATCAGACATGAACATAATTTACGACTTGTTATAGCAAGTTTTTTAAATTGCCCTGTTTGTtttggtggtagtggtacTAGTATCAATAGtagttttgaatttgagaagaattatttaattattgaagTAGTCAAGttaattattgataaaaaattgaaaatttcaatgccagtaatatcaatcaaacaattttataccataattttaaaagaattacaaaattttcaacattaCAATCCAATAATGAATAGTTGGAAAATTTTACCCATTATCACAGgaatattattatctaATGAATTGCGTGATCAATTGTATACTGAGGTCAATTTCGTTGAATATAAATGGTTTTTTGCTAATTTAGATAAAGaaatatatcaattgtttaacaATGCATTACCTTATAGTTTGTCTCAAAGtcttgataataatatcaattatttgagTTTAATGAGTTTAGCCTTAGTATTTAAGAACAGTGAGAGGCATCACAAAGATTCCAGTGATACAGTTGTTCATACCAAGAATATCAGTAATATATTTATGATACAGAAATTGACTGAAATGATATTTCTTGATCGTAAAGTATCAATGTTGGTGTATCagaaatttttccaattgaatCCCCATAATGAAAACATTGAATCAGTTATACTGAATGACATTATGAATAAACCAGTGGTCAAACATTTGAATAAACTTTCATTTTTACTTGAGCATTATTTTTCAGCATTAGATTTTACTCAGTTAGAAGACCAAGTTGTTGGACAAAGtttaattataataaccaatttcaacaaacaCTTGAATcatgaaacaaaaaattatacacttttcaataatttcaataacaCACCTGACGCAAGAACAGGTAATAATCCATTGACACAGAATTTCTGGTTTACtatgaagaatttgttgttttcacaaataattatatttcaaGGTATTTTAAGTCGATTTTTAACTGCTAACAGTAGACTATTGACCaataaaacttttttttggttttcttcaaaaaaGTATTATGGTAATCGAATAGatactactaataatagtaaCAATATTGAATACCAATATAAAGATATTTCATTGCAGATTATGACCAATTTGTattatattaattttattttgctATCTATTGGACAAGGTGGGtttgataattataattttgtttattatttaaccATTGAATTGGCACTTACTACAGGGGtcagatttgaaaaattgacatTATGTCTAATGAATAATtatcaagaaatcaatatGTATCCTGATGTGTTAAATTCTAATTATATAGATACTTCTAAGATATTATTTGTATTGGGAGTATGGGAAAActattttcaacaaatgaatCGTCTTACCCAACATCgacaacaagaaatttttaataaagaaatttataACATTGTGATTAACTTGGTTGATGCTAAAAAATATgctaataatgatttattagaagCTAGTCATTCGgtattgttattttattttgccAATAATAGTAAAGTCAATTTAGATGATGTTATGCGATATGTTGAATTGGTGCTTGAGCAATTTCCACAAAGAATATCTGCAACTCAATTGAGTATTGCCATTGAAACCATTGGTAAGAAAATTTTATCCAATCCAATTAGTTACAATAATTATAACAGCAGAGGGAACactattttcattaattcgGCAGAGAagtttttcatatttttattgaacAAATATTCTAGAATTGAACCTGGTGTTCCAATTAAACCCAAATCAATTACGTCAGTATCATCTTCAGGATCCGGGGAGGCGAATGTGTCATTTACATCAGCACAACCAGTCAATGAGATTGAAGCACATGCTACTTTGAATACATTAGAACAAGAAGGGAAATTAGCCAATGATGTTATTGATGAGAATAAAGCTAAGGCACCATCAAAGAAAAtcataaaaaaatatttaccTGATCTTGTTGGTAAAACCAAGACCAATTCTGACAACCAtccatttgaattttttgatacTCGATTAACACCAGAAACAGCAAGAGAAGCAACTATagtttcattaattaatttggTTCCATACTTTCCATTATCAGTATTTATTCCGTGGTTAAACCAAGTTTGGGATTTAATTGTGCGAAGTGATTCAAAggaacaacaatttttattcaatatgTTATGGAAAGTTATTAGTGAGAGTTTAGATATAAATCGAGGAGATTTAGCCATTAGATGGTGGTATGAAGAGAAACAATTTACTgctaaacaacaaaaattcgTTGGAAAGTTTTAA